The Limnospira fusiformis SAG 85.79 genomic interval CTTTGGATTTGGCTTGGCGACGGCAGACTATATCGGTATCTCGCCTTGAGGAAATTATTAAGGGTTTGCGACAAATTCCTTCTCAAATTGAGTTGATTCTGAGCAGTCATGAACAGGATATTGGGGAACTTTCCCATGATTTTAGTGATACTCAGGATTTTATTTTCTTGGGTCGGGGAATTAATTTTCCCATCGCTTTGGAGGGTGCTTTAAAACTCAAGGAAATTAGCTACATTCACGCGGAAGGATATCCGGCGGGAGAGATGAAACACGGTCCGATCGCCCTGTTGGATGATAAGGTTCCGGTAGTGGCGATCGCAATGCCTGGTATGGTTTATGAAAAGGTGATTTCTAATGCTCAGGAAGCTAAAGCGAGGGATGCTAGATTAATTGGAGTGACACCCAAAACCAGCGGCGAGTCAGCCGAGATTTTTGATGATTTATTATCAGTCCCGGAAGTGGATGAGTTATTATCACCCATTCTCACAGTTATTCCCCTGCAATTGTTAGCTTACCACATAGCGGCACGACGGGGCTTAGATGTAGACCAACCTCGCAACCTCGCTAAGTCGGTGACAGTGGAATAATAGATAACGATTTATGGTAAAATTAACCGATAGCAGCCTGTGAGTTAGATTCAAATAAAATGGCTTGTTGAATTTGCCAGGGTTGGCAGTTATAATCATCAGCAATATCCTCGATAGAGTCCCCGGCATCAAACAGTTGAGTGACAATTTTGGTGGGAATGCCTGTTCCGGTGATGGTAGGTTTACCAAAGGAAATATTAGGATCTATGATTAAGACTTTATCCCGGAAGTTGTGGCTATGATCGTTGATGATAGGGAAGAGTCTGGAGGCGATGTCTTGTTCATCCCATTCTATGCGAGTTAACAGATTATTTAAGACCTGTTTCATGGCTAATTGTCCTGAACGGGAGGCATTAATTAGCCGTTCAAATTGTTCGATAAAAATGTCAACCCCATCGGTGCTAAATTGTTTTTGAACAAGGGGATGTTCTGTTTTAAATTGTTCGCTTATGTAGTCGAGGGCGAGTCTAACTTGACGAAGGGGGACGTTATGAACGGTGCGAATGACTCTGAGGACGTGAGCTTCAACTAGGTTGGTAAAGGAGAGTTGGGGAATATTCGGTTGAGGGCGTTGGATGAGGGGTAAGAAGTCTTGATCTCCTTTTTGGGTGGGGTAGCTGCGTCCATTTACCCATGTTTTGAGGGTAGGTAGGGGGATATGAAGATAGCGGGCAGTATCGGCTATCGTGTAAATAGGAACATGATAGAGATTTTGTTGAGTTAGCAGGGATGATGTTTTAACCATCGGTTGTGGGTATATTGCGGATTAGCAAAAATAGTAGGCTTGGTTAGAATCACGATATTTTGAGATTATAGCGAATAGGTGAGGTAGGGGAGTGTAACCGGTTGGGGTTAACTTTTCTGTTGCAGATAAGCCCTAAATTGGGCGGGTGGTAGAGGTTTACTAAATAGATATCCCTGACCGTAATCACATCCTTGATTACAGAGAAAGTCGAGTTGGGCGGTGGTTTCAATGCCTTCTGCTACCACGACTAAGCCTAACCCATGAGCCATAGTAATCATGGTTTTGACTAGAGCGATCGCATCTTGATCATCGGGAAGATCCGAAATAAATGATTTATCAATTTTCAAGACACTAAAAGGAAATCGCTTTAGATAACTAAGGGAGGAATAACCTGTGCCAAAATCATCGATCGCCAAACGGATTTTGAGGTGATTCAGTTGTTTAATTAAACTTTGCACTCCCGGAACTTCTTCCACCAGGGAACGTTCGGTTATTTCTAACTCTAAGCAATCACTACTCAGACCATTATTAGCGATCGCCTCTATAATCACATTAACCAGGTTAGGGGTCCGTAACTGACGGGGAGACATATTCACCGCCACCCATAACCCATTGTTTCCCTGTTGATGCCAATTAGCCACCTCTTGACAGGCTTGTGATAAAATCCACTCTCCCAAATCTACAATTAACCGACTTTCTTCAGCAATAGCAATAAACTGGTCAGGTCTAATATTTCCTAGTTCGGGATTATACCAACGCATCAAAGCCTCAGCCCCAACAATTTGAGAGGTATTCAGATGAATAAAAGGCTGATACACCACAGATAGTTCATTTCTGCTTATGGCATGACGAAGCTGATTTTCAATGATAATCCGACTTTGAGCCTCATCATTCATATTTTGAGTAAAAAATGCGAAAACATTACGGCCTTCCTGCTTCGCTGCATACATAGCCGTATCTGCATTTCTCACCAATGTACTGACATTCTTGCCATCTTGGGGATAACTAGCAATACCAATACTGGCTGATATAAATGCTTCTTCACCGCACAGATTAAAGGGTTCACCCAATACATCTAAGACCTGATTAGCAATATATTCAGCCTGTACTAAGTCATCTAACTTGGGGATAATCAATAAAAACTCATCACCACCAAGTCGCCCTACTGTATCAGTTTTGCGGATACATCCTCTTAATCTCATCCCGGCTTCTTTTAACAAAAAATCTCCTAATTCATGACCTAGGGTATCGTTAATATTTTTAAAGTGGTCTAGGTCAATAAACATCACCGCGACGTTACTATGATGAACTTGAGCCTCGGTAATTGCTTGTCGTAGTCTATCAAAAATTAAAGTTCGGTTCGGTAGGTCGGTCAGAGCGTCATAGTTGGCTTGATGGGCTAAAATTTCCTCGTTATGTTTCTGTTGAGTAATATCTTCTTTAACTGCGATAAAGTGGGTAATATAACCTTCTTCATCTCGCATCGGACATATAGAAGCGTGTTCCCAGAAGAGTTCTCCGTTTTTTTTCTTATTGTGAAACTCCCCAGACCACTGTTTCCCTGATGTAATCTGTCTCCATAACACATCATATTCCGGTTCTGTGGTGTAGCCAGATTTCAGGATGCGAGGATTTTGACCGATTACCTCTCCTGCTTTATATCCGGTGATTTCTTCAAATTTCGGGTTCACATACTGAATATCTCCCTCGGAGTCGGTAATCACAATAGAGACCGGACTTTGATCGCAAGCGCGGGAAAACATTTTCAGCTGATCTTCGGTTTTTTTGAAGTCGGTAATATCTGTTAAGGATGCTAGATAGGCTGTTTCCTGTTCCCAAGAAATTTCTACTACTCGCATACGGACGATTTTTAGCTGTCCATCCTGTCTCAAAATTTCTAATTCGGTTGATTCTTTGGTGACTAGGGGAATACCTATCAGTTCCCCTTCCAGTTGGCTGGCTGGGCGACCGAATAAAGCCTCGGCGGCGGGGTTAATGAATAGGGCGCGTCCTTCACGGTTGACTACTACTAAACCGTTGGTACTGGTGCTGATAATGGTTCTCAGACGTGCTTCGCTTTCCCTTAACGCGGCTTCGGCTGTGATGGAAGAGTTAATGATTTCCTGATTCTCGATCGCTTTTATGGTGCTGATTATATGGGTGACTTGACCATGGCGATCGCTTACTGGGGTCGATTCTTGGCTGACCCAGTGAACAGAACTATCCGGTTGTATAATTCGATAGTTCAGGCTGTAATTTTGTTTCATAAATAACGATGTCGTATAGTTTTGCACCCAACCATATAGATCCTCGACATGGATCTGATTCAACAATTGCTCAAAATTTATGGATGTCGGCTGGGGAGTTAATCCTAAAATATGATATAATTGCTCTGATACAATCATTTCTCCGGTGTTCATATTTAAACACCAACTCCCCGTTTTGGTCAGGGCTTGCACTTGGGCTAGGTGCTGCTGTAGCTGCTGGTGTTGCGATTTCAGCTTGGAATCGGTGATATCTTCACAGATGGCGATCGCTCTGAAATCCGACCCATCTTGACTATCAATTGGGTAGAGTCTCAGGCAAAACCATTCGGTTATATTATCTTTTGTAATCGGAATTTCTGCGACTATTTCTGAGATATTAGTGTCGGCAATTTGGGGCGATCGCTCTCTTAGCCAGGTTTCAAGTTCCGGGGGAATTTGAGAATTGACCACTAAGGTTTCATGGGCTTTCCTATTCGCGAAAATAATTTTATGTTCTTGATTAACTATGAATATGGGGAGATTAATGGCATTTAAAATCATCTCCATTGGGCTGGCTTTAATATGATTAATACTATCATCGATATGCTCATCAAGATATTGGTCAATAATCGTCTGATATTGACGCTGTTTTTCTTCCGCAAAAAATTGCCTCTCAATAGCCGTAAAGAAATCCCCGACTACTTGGGAGAATAGGTGTTCCTGTTCACTGCTAAATTCTCCTAACTTAATCAGATTTAAATAGCATTGTCTATATTGTTGGAGAGTTTCCACCATTTCCGCAGCGGAGATATCGGTCTGGGTTTCCGCCGAAATAGCGATCGCACTTATTCCCCCCAGCGTCTGTAAATGTTCCTCCATGTCAGAAACTAGATATCCTGGGGTGAGATCTGCAGTCATCTCAATTAATAGCAGGGAAATGCGGGAAGTTAAACCCTGCACTGACCGTAAGTGAGTTATAATGGAAGGTTGGGTAGTCTGACCGAAACACTGTAGTAACTGCATTACCATCCATTCTTGATGGTTAACAATCAGTTGGTGTAGGGGTTCTACTAAACTCACCCCCAATGGTAGTGAAGCGATCGCATAACGTCTAGGCTGCGGAATTGATATTTTCATAACTTCATAATTATAGCTAATTTTATGTCATCTTCAATCCTGCATAAAATCGACAATTTATCATTATGATATACCTCCCGATATCTACTTATTAACCCCTAGCAGTAATACTGATTTCCCTAAGTTTGGCTTGAATAATCGGTGATCCCTATCTACTCACAGAAAATACCTATCTGGTCGGATGGCCAGATATTGCCCCAAAATCAGTAGACCTGACATAGTATTCAGATCCATCTTATCCTATTTTGATAACAGTTATAATTTCCTGGAAATCGACTGTCTAAAGGCTAATTGATGCTTTGGCTACCGCAAAAATTTAATAAAAATTTAACGATGCTTAATATTTATTCATATATCCGGTAAAGGCGATCGCTCCCCCGTCGGTAGAGTCCGTAGAGTTGGTAGGGTCCGTGATAGCCTGGTCCTAGTCATGGTAAACCCGCGCCCAGCCAGCAGTGGGGGCGCAAAATTTTGCGCCCCCAGTATGATGAATTATTCATGGTTTGGTGAGGTTAGGGCGGGTTCCTGTTAATTACAGGGGAGAACATGAGTCAACCCGCCCCTTGATGAGAGGGCGAAGTAATCGTCCTATTCTACATCATAGAAACACTCAGGTTGTAAGGAGTTTGATTACCCTGACTAAATACCCGGGCTACATAAGTACCAGGTTCTAAGAATTCTCGAATCTCCTCATCTTGGCT includes:
- a CDS encoding DUF433 domain-containing protein, translating into MVKTSSLLTQQNLYHVPIYTIADTARYLHIPLPTLKTWVNGRSYPTQKGDQDFLPLIQRPQPNIPQLSFTNLVEAHVLRVIRTVHNVPLRQVRLALDYISEQFKTEHPLVQKQFSTDGVDIFIEQFERLINASRSGQLAMKQVLNNLLTRIEWDEQDIASRLFPIINDHSHNFRDKVLIIDPNISFGKPTITGTGIPTKIVTQLFDAGDSIEDIADDYNCQPWQIQQAILFESNSQAAIG
- a CDS encoding EAL domain-containing protein → MKISIPQPRRYAIASLPLGVSLVEPLHQLIVNHQEWMVMQLLQCFGQTTQPSIITHLRSVQGLTSRISLLLIEMTADLTPGYLVSDMEEHLQTLGGISAIAISAETQTDISAAEMVETLQQYRQCYLNLIKLGEFSSEQEHLFSQVVGDFFTAIERQFFAEEKQRQYQTIIDQYLDEHIDDSINHIKASPMEMILNAINLPIFIVNQEHKIIFANRKAHETLVVNSQIPPELETWLRERSPQIADTNISEIVAEIPITKDNITEWFCLRLYPIDSQDGSDFRAIAICEDITDSKLKSQHQQLQQHLAQVQALTKTGSWCLNMNTGEMIVSEQLYHILGLTPQPTSINFEQLLNQIHVEDLYGWVQNYTTSLFMKQNYSLNYRIIQPDSSVHWVSQESTPVSDRHGQVTHIISTIKAIENQEIINSSITAEAALRESEARLRTIISTSTNGLVVVNREGRALFINPAAEALFGRPASQLEGELIGIPLVTKESTELEILRQDGQLKIVRMRVVEISWEQETAYLASLTDITDFKKTEDQLKMFSRACDQSPVSIVITDSEGDIQYVNPKFEEITGYKAGEVIGQNPRILKSGYTTEPEYDVLWRQITSGKQWSGEFHNKKKNGELFWEHASICPMRDEEGYITHFIAVKEDITQQKHNEEILAHQANYDALTDLPNRTLIFDRLRQAITEAQVHHSNVAVMFIDLDHFKNINDTLGHELGDFLLKEAGMRLRGCIRKTDTVGRLGGDEFLLIIPKLDDLVQAEYIANQVLDVLGEPFNLCGEEAFISASIGIASYPQDGKNVSTLVRNADTAMYAAKQEGRNVFAFFTQNMNDEAQSRIIIENQLRHAISRNELSVVYQPFIHLNTSQIVGAEALMRWYNPELGNIRPDQFIAIAEESRLIVDLGEWILSQACQEVANWHQQGNNGLWVAVNMSPRQLRTPNLVNVIIEAIANNGLSSDCLELEITERSLVEEVPGVQSLIKQLNHLKIRLAIDDFGTGYSSLSYLKRFPFSVLKIDKSFISDLPDDQDAIALVKTMITMAHGLGLVVVAEGIETTAQLDFLCNQGCDYGQGYLFSKPLPPAQFRAYLQQKS